A single genomic interval of Juglans regia cultivar Chandler chromosome 1, Walnut 2.0, whole genome shotgun sequence harbors:
- the LOC108995578 gene encoding uncharacterized protein LOC108995578, translating into MKVRSAVKKMCEFCKTVKRRGRVYVLCTANPKHKQRQGMSTFSYEGQPPPTSLDMSTKLDNFSGHNFRAGLASLTPKRPDSSIMYGWRVGLASILSKKAN; encoded by the exons ATGAAGGTACGGTCGGCAGTTAAGAAGATGTGTGAGTTTTGTAAGACGGTTAAACGTCGTGGTCGTGTTTATGTATTATGCACAGCTAATCCTAAACATAAGCAACGACAAGGCATGTCAACATTTTCATATGAAGGCCAGCCTCCTCCTAC GTCTTTGGATATGAGTACCAAACTGGATAACTTTTCAGGTCACAACTTCAGGGCTGGTCTGGCTTCTCTCACACCAAAAAGGCCGGACTCTTCAATAATGTATGGATGGAGGGTAGGCCTCGCATCCATCCTGTCCAAAAAGGCCAATTAG